GCTGTGCAGCGCAAACTCTGCATGGCTGGATTCGTCGCCATCAGACCGACGCCGGCCAACGTCCTGGGCCGACCACTGACGAGCGCGAACGCATCAAAGCCCTGGAGCGAGAGAATCGCGAGCTGCGCAAGGCTAACGAGATCCTGCGCCTGGCCAGTGCGTATTTTGCCCAGGCGGAGCGGCATAGAATTTCGCGAGCAATCTCGTAGAGGACGATTGACTCACCGGGACGCCAAGTTCGCGCATACTCCCTCCAACGAACCTCGCTCAACTCTGCTAGTTCCTGCACGTTCGCGGGTGTGAGCACTCCCATGAAGAGGGCCTTTCGGTGACGATGCGCATCACCGTCCAAACCTTGGACACCGTCTTGTCCGAATAAGGTTTTTTGCAGTCGCTTGGGCGCAGCGTTCTGGCGAACGAATCGGTCAGGGTCGCAAATCAAGCGAGCAGCTTCGGCACCTGTTAGGCACAGAGTTTTCTGTAATATCAAGCGAGTTTGAAACACAGGCGATTGATGAAACTTACTGCGCGTGGAGATAAATCGGTAGGGATCTCGCAAAAAGGCCCAAGTACTGTCCAATCCGGTGTCACGCGGTATGTTTGGCATTGCTGACTCCACCCGTTCTAGCTACGTGTTGCGGATTTCATCCTGCTCTGAAGAATTGTGACCGGCCGGGTAAGCAGATGTTGGATGAACAGGATCAATAAATTGCCCGAAATAATTTCTGGGGTAGTCCTTTTCATGCAATCCAACCTCAGCCTCGCCCAGCTTCCCGGCGCTGTCGTAGAAGGTTCCAAACATCTGATCCCACACAGTTGAAAACTCACCGAAGTTGACCTGAGCGTCTTCGAAGTCGCGCTTATGGTGCCAACGATGGACCTCAGCAACCCCTAGCACATGCCGCAGCCAACCCACGCTGTAGTCCAGGTTCGAATGCTGAAAGGCCAGATGGACGGTTAGGATCCCAAACCACGTTGCGACTACGGCAGACGGAGCTCCAGATATGAGCAAAACCACCAGCCCCGGCCCGGCCATCAACGCCGCATGCAGAGGATGTCGACGTTCTCCGTTCATCCAGTAGAGCCGCTCAGCGCTGTGATGGATCATGTGAAAGCGCCACAGCCAATGCACCCGGTGGCTGATGCGGTGCATCACATACAGGCTCAAGTCGAGCACGGCGGCGACTAGTAGCAATTGCAGCCACAATGGGCTCTCGATCGGAAAGAGCCGAACCGAAGCCGGTACCGCATCGCCTAACTTAGCCAGAAATTCTGCAGTAAATTGAATGACAGACAGGTTCACCAGCATGTGCAGCAGATCCGTCAGGGTGTCCTGATGATCTTCCAGCCAGGCTCGCCGAAAAGGCTGGATGCGCTCCAAGCCAGCAATGAGTAGCAGCCCCGCCGCGGCGACTATGGGTGTGGTGGGCCAATACGGTATACCTGCATACAGCGCCCAAATCATGAAGGAGGCACAGCCGCCAAACACAAGTGGATAGCTCAGCCACCGTATGGCGAATCGCAAGGGAATAGACATCGCTCAGCTCCTGAGTAGGGAGCCATGACTGTATGTGGGAAGGTCCGCTTTCGGCTTGAACGAAAGAGCTACGACCCCTGAAGATCGACTTCAGCCAGGGCGGAGGAAGGATCGATGCCCAGCAGTGCCCGGAATGTCCGGGAGAAATGTGCCGAGTCAGAAAAGCCCGCCTCATGGGCCGCTTCAGTGAGTAGACCCCCTTTGGCTAGGTGCTGTAGGGCTTGTGTGAGACGTAACCATTTCGCATAGCTGCGCAGCGGCAAGCCTGTCTGTTCCACGAACCAATGGGAAAACCGTGTAGGGGATAAATGCACCAACGCGGCCATTTCTTCGCGCCTCATTTGGCCTCTATGCAGCGCTTCAATCACCTTTGTCAAGCGAGGATCTGGAATCGGTGGATCGGGTAGCCGCAGTGCCTGGCGCACCCCCGTCCTAACCTGGAGAGCGGTATGTCCTGTCTCGCGCAGCATATCGATAATCGCTACTACGTCCGCCGGGGCGATCACGACTACCCTTGCTTCTTCGGTACCCCGCATAGTTGGGGCTTCATCGGATAGTGCATCCAGATAGATCGACAGCACTCGACCAGCACTGATCCGGTGTTTCAGGCCCGCGGCGATGAAGATGGCAGCCCCTGTTTGAATGCCCAACGGGGTTTCAACCGATACAGGTGAATCGAGGCCCACTGAAATCTGATGCGCCTGATGGTGGTGCCACTCCTGGTGGCCGGCACGGCCATGAAAGATGCCGATGCCGGGCCCTATCCAGGCCTGGCCTGCCCAGCGTACGGTATCCGTTGAGAGCGAGCCTTTCATTCGTTGACTCGGCCGGCTTCCGCATTTGGGCTTAGCAAACTGCTCAGGATCAACATGGCGGCGCCACCGACGATAGCAATATCCGCCAGGTTAAACGCAGGCCAATGCCAGGACAGCCAGTAAAAATCCAGGTAGTCGATTACATGGCCTCGAAATGCGCGATCAATCAGATTCCCAACTGCCCCGCCCAAGATAAGGCTATAGCCTAGGGCTTCGCTTTTGGCTCTGCGTTTACGCAATATCAGAGCCAGCACGATCGAAACGACCAAAGCTATGACAATGAAGAAGTAACGCTGCCAACCACCCGCGTCAGCCAGGAAGCTGAACGCTGCACCGGTATTCCAGAAGTGAACCAGGTTGAAGAACGGGGTGAGAGGAATCACGGTGCCGACCGGGAGCGAACCCGTAATTGCGCTTTTCAACGCTAGGTCGGCCGAGGCAATGGCTAGCGATAGCATCCACCAGAACCCAGGAGCAACAAGAGGTGATCTAGGAGACGACCTCATTGCATTTCTCCTTGAAGAAGTCGCTGCAGCTCCGGTGAAATAGGCATCGGCGCAAAAGCACTGACCCTGGCGCGCCCGCTGTTTCCGAGCGGCACCCAGATCTTCGAGAACAGCAGGGCCGCCATGATTCGCGGTACTTGGCTGAGCACCTTTCGTAAGTCGCGCAACTGCCAGCCGGCCCTCAGCATCAGCCAATGGCTCTGAGCATGAAGAATAGGCATTCGCTGGCTCAATATGTGGGCTCGCTCCAGCCAGGAGAAAGCCTCGGTTGGCGCCTCTTCATTAAGTGCTTTCCTAGCCTGGAAGAAGGCCTCATCAATGGCAATGCTGAGAGCGGTATTCATCTGGATCTCACTTACGCAGTAGATGCCCGAGTGA
The genomic region above belongs to Pseudomonas sediminis and contains:
- a CDS encoding sterol desaturase family protein, with translation MSIPLRFAIRWLSYPLVFGGCASFMIWALYAGIPYWPTTPIVAAAGLLLIAGLERIQPFRRAWLEDHQDTLTDLLHMLVNLSVIQFTAEFLAKLGDAVPASVRLFPIESPLWLQLLLVAAVLDLSLYVMHRISHRVHWLWRFHMIHHSAERLYWMNGERRHPLHAALMAGPGLVVLLISGAPSAVVATWFGILTVHLAFQHSNLDYSVGWLRHVLGVAEVHRWHHKRDFEDAQVNFGEFSTVWDQMFGTFYDSAGKLGEAEVGLHEKDYPRNYFGQFIDPVHPTSAYPAGHNSSEQDEIRNT
- the lspA gene encoding signal peptidase II, which produces MRSSPRSPLVAPGFWWMLSLAIASADLALKSAITGSLPVGTVIPLTPFFNLVHFWNTGAAFSFLADAGGWQRYFFIVIALVVSIVLALILRKRRAKSEALGYSLILGGAVGNLIDRAFRGHVIDYLDFYWLSWHWPAFNLADIAIVGGAAMLILSSLLSPNAEAGRVNE
- a CDS encoding DUF3703 domain-containing protein — encoded protein: MNTALSIAIDEAFFQARKALNEEAPTEAFSWLERAHILSQRMPILHAQSHWLMLRAGWQLRDLRKVLSQVPRIMAALLFSKIWVPLGNSGRARVSAFAPMPISPELQRLLQGEMQ
- a CDS encoding helix-turn-helix transcriptional regulator; amino-acid sequence: MKGSLSTDTVRWAGQAWIGPGIGIFHGRAGHQEWHHHQAHQISVGLDSPVSVETPLGIQTGAAIFIAAGLKHRISAGRVLSIYLDALSDEAPTMRGTEEARVVVIAPADVVAIIDMLRETGHTALQVRTGVRQALRLPDPPIPDPRLTKVIEALHRGQMRREEMAALVHLSPTRFSHWFVEQTGLPLRSYAKWLRLTQALQHLAKGGLLTEAAHEAGFSDSAHFSRTFRALLGIDPSSALAEVDLQGS